From the genome of Winogradskyella forsetii, one region includes:
- a CDS encoding heavy metal translocating P-type ATPase, with translation MKKKKLNLRDLNKTSSDNHKRNDGHNHSSPESIGKFKIYVPAIFSFVMLIAGIAFDYFETFPYFSGWIRIVWYAVAYLPVGFPVIKEGWKSIKNGDFFTEFLLMSIATIGAFAIGEYPEGVAVMLFYAVGELFQSAAVKRAKRSIKALLDVRPNEALVYRNNNYVSVNPETVAIGEKVQVRVGEKIPLDGILLSEKGSFNTAALTGESKPDTIAKGEKVFAGSINLDGVIEIETTKEFKDSSIARILDMVQNATARKSKTELFIRKFARIYTPIVVFLAIGLTFIPYFFVDDYVFSDWLYRALIFLVISCPCALVISIPLGYFGGLGAASKNGILFKGASFLDEMTKVTTVVMDKTGTVTKGVFKIKNVVVNNGSLSEAEMMKYLMAMEEQSTHPIAKAIMEYKADGEDFQATEVTEVAGKGLKGMVNGKTVLVGNKPLMISNNIEVPSETDNIVESIVMVSIESKFAGYVIIADELKDDAHDAIKQIRESGISKIIMLSGDKDSITQQVAKEMGVDWAKGGLLPEDKLKEVEKLMSENDNKVAFIGDGINDAPVLAVSDVGIAMGGLGSDVAIETADVIIQTDQPSKIAKAIKIGRSTRRIVYQNIALAFGVKAVVLVLGAGGLATMWEAVFADVGVALLAILNAVRLQKMKW, from the coding sequence ATGAAAAAAAAGAAACTGAATTTAAGAGATTTAAATAAAACTTCATCCGATAATCACAAGCGCAATGATGGCCACAACCATAGCAGTCCGGAAAGTATAGGGAAATTTAAAATTTATGTACCAGCAATTTTCAGCTTTGTAATGCTCATTGCGGGCATTGCGTTTGATTATTTTGAAACCTTCCCCTATTTTTCGGGCTGGATACGTATCGTCTGGTATGCAGTCGCATACCTTCCAGTAGGTTTTCCTGTAATAAAGGAAGGTTGGAAAAGCATCAAAAATGGCGATTTTTTTACCGAGTTTTTATTGATGTCCATCGCAACCATAGGTGCATTCGCCATTGGCGAATATCCCGAAGGTGTGGCAGTAATGTTGTTTTATGCTGTAGGCGAATTGTTCCAAAGTGCCGCCGTTAAAAGAGCCAAGAGAAGCATCAAGGCATTACTGGATGTAAGACCTAATGAAGCCTTGGTCTATAGGAACAACAATTATGTTTCTGTAAATCCCGAAACCGTTGCTATTGGCGAAAAAGTGCAAGTCCGTGTGGGCGAAAAAATCCCTTTGGATGGTATTTTATTGTCCGAAAAAGGCTCGTTCAATACCGCAGCATTAACGGGCGAAAGCAAACCTGACACCATTGCAAAAGGAGAAAAAGTATTTGCAGGAAGCATCAATCTGGATGGCGTTATTGAAATTGAAACGACCAAAGAATTTAAGGATAGTTCCATTGCAAGAATTCTTGATATGGTGCAAAACGCCACCGCACGGAAATCAAAAACCGAATTGTTCATTAGAAAGTTCGCAAGAATCTATACACCAATCGTTGTCTTTCTTGCGATTGGATTGACGTTTATACCCTACTTTTTTGTGGACGATTATGTCTTTAGCGATTGGTTGTATAGAGCCTTGATTTTCTTGGTTATTTCCTGTCCTTGTGCATTGGTTATCTCTATTCCGTTGGGTTATTTCGGTGGATTGGGAGCAGCTTCAAAAAATGGAATTCTCTTTAAGGGAGCTTCCTTTTTGGACGAAATGACAAAGGTAACTACGGTTGTAATGGACAAAACCGGAACCGTGACCAAAGGGGTTTTTAAAATCAAAAATGTCGTTGTAAACAATGGGTCATTGAGCGAAGCCGAAATGATGAAATACCTAATGGCGATGGAAGAACAATCCACTCATCCCATTGCCAAGGCAATTATGGAATATAAAGCCGATGGCGAAGATTTTCAGGCAACAGAAGTAACCGAAGTCGCAGGAAAAGGATTAAAGGGAATGGTCAATGGCAAAACTGTTTTAGTTGGGAATAAACCATTGATGATTTCAAATAATATCGAAGTTCCATCTGAAACCGACAACATTGTAGAATCCATTGTGATGGTTTCCATTGAAAGCAAATTTGCAGGCTATGTAATCATTGCAGACGAGTTAAAGGATGATGCACACGATGCCATTAAACAAATTCGGGAATCTGGTATTTCAAAAATCATAATGCTTTCGGGCGATAAGGATTCAATTACGCAACAAGTTGCCAAAGAAATGGGTGTAGATTGGGCAAAAGGCGGTTTGCTTCCAGAAGATAAATTGAAGGAAGTCGAAAAACTAATGTCCGAAAACGATAACAAAGTTGCGTTCATTGGCGATGGCATAAACGATGCGCCAGTTTTGGCAGTAAGTGATGTAGGTATTGCAATGGGTGGTTTAGGTAGCGATGTCGCCATTGAGACCGCAGATGTCATTATCCAAACAGACCAACCGAGCAAAATTGCAAAAGCTATTAAAATAGGTCGTTCAACCAGACGTATTGTATATCAAAATATTGCGCTTGCTTTTGGAGTAAAAGCTGTGGTTCTTGTTTTGGGAGCAGGCGGTCTGGCGACAATGTGGGAAGCTGTATTTGCGGATGTGGGAGTGGCTTTGTTGGCTATTTTAAACGCTGTAAGATTGCAGAAGATGAAATGGTAA
- a CDS encoding APC family permease codes for MAELKKSLSTLRLTFYGVGTIVGAGIYTVIGAAAGQAGTDLWLSFIFAAIAASVSAMSYAELSSTYPNAGAEFIFVRKAFPKIDIPSFLTGWTIAFHSSATIAAVLLAFSGYFNTFFNMPSLLISYGILLVLSLISITGITKSSTANIIMVSIQLLGLLLLIVFGLLETGPPKAEFFKVESISGTLAATATLFFIYTGFEHMAALGSEVKNPGKTIPRAFLMTMVITTIIYLFIAFTVLNIADPSALANVDSPLSLASSNLNNWLPVVLAIAALFATANAAFSGIISISRLLFGMASVGELPKFMTKTNAQKVPWVTTIVVMAAVAGFLLLGDIKIVAGMSSLGALLVFVAVNVALIVLRFKAPEQERPFKVPLAIGRVPILPILAILISLSLIIQFNWQVYSAFVGAVIVGIVLDYFLDKKSKDEIDPEKEKELFNH; via the coding sequence ATGGCAGAACTAAAAAAATCTTTGAGTACGCTTCGACTTACCTTTTATGGCGTTGGCACGATTGTGGGTGCAGGAATCTATACCGTGATTGGTGCAGCTGCTGGACAAGCGGGCACAGACCTTTGGTTGAGTTTTATTTTTGCAGCAATTGCGGCTAGTGTCTCTGCAATGTCCTATGCAGAGTTGTCCTCTACCTATCCCAATGCTGGTGCGGAATTTATTTTTGTACGCAAGGCATTTCCAAAAATTGATATTCCGTCTTTTCTCACGGGTTGGACGATTGCGTTTCATAGTTCGGCCACCATTGCAGCCGTGTTACTTGCCTTTTCGGGGTATTTCAATACGTTTTTTAATATGCCCTCTCTTCTAATAAGTTATGGCATTTTATTGGTGTTGTCATTAATTAGTATTACAGGCATCACAAAATCGTCGACAGCAAATATTATTATGGTCAGCATTCAACTTTTGGGATTGTTATTATTGATAGTATTTGGACTTTTGGAAACTGGTCCACCCAAAGCAGAATTTTTTAAAGTTGAATCGATTTCTGGAACTTTGGCGGCCACAGCTACACTGTTCTTTATCTATACTGGTTTTGAACATATGGCAGCTTTGGGTTCGGAAGTTAAGAACCCAGGGAAAACAATTCCCCGTGCATTTTTAATGACTATGGTAATAACTACAATAATTTATTTATTTATTGCTTTTACGGTTTTGAATATTGCAGACCCTTCCGCTTTGGCAAACGTGGATTCGCCACTTTCTCTTGCATCTTCCAATCTCAACAATTGGTTGCCTGTGGTATTGGCTATCGCTGCACTTTTTGCTACGGCTAATGCTGCTTTTAGTGGTATCATATCCATAAGTAGGTTGCTTTTTGGAATGGCCAGTGTGGGAGAACTTCCAAAGTTTATGACCAAAACCAATGCACAGAAAGTACCGTGGGTTACTACTATTGTAGTTATGGCAGCAGTTGCGGGATTTTTATTGTTGGGCGATATTAAGATTGTAGCAGGTATGTCTTCTTTAGGCGCTTTACTTGTTTTTGTTGCCGTAAATGTCGCACTTATCGTGCTTCGGTTTAAAGCACCAGAGCAAGAACGACCATTTAAAGTTCCTTTGGCTATAGGACGAGTGCCGATTTTACCCATTTTGGCGATACTTATAAGTCTATCATTGATAATCCAATTTAATTGGCAGGTTTATTCAGCGTTCGTAGGTGCTGTTATCGTGGGTATTGTGCTTGATTATTTTTTGGACAAAAAGTCAAAAGATGAAATAGACCCTGAAAAAGAAAAGGAACTTTTTAACCATTAA
- the merTP gene encoding mercuric transport protein MerTP, producing MSTEKTSKNVAYTGLFAAIAASSCCIPPVIALIAGIGGSASALSWMEPFRPYLIGVAIIAIGYAWYDYLKPKKADDCCEIDAKPKWFQTKGFLIGITLFAAISISFPYYSHIFYPVNKKEVVIVNQSNIQTVNFDVKGMTCASCEQHITHAVNELEGIVNVNASYEKANAKVEFDNSKTTKEDIEKAINSTGYKVTYKEEN from the coding sequence ATGAGTACAGAAAAAACATCAAAAAATGTAGCATATACAGGTTTGTTTGCTGCAATAGCAGCGTCATCTTGTTGCATACCACCAGTTATTGCATTAATTGCTGGAATTGGAGGGAGTGCATCCGCTTTATCTTGGATGGAACCTTTTAGACCCTATTTAATTGGTGTCGCTATCATAGCAATTGGTTATGCGTGGTATGATTATCTAAAACCTAAAAAAGCAGATGATTGCTGTGAAATAGATGCAAAGCCAAAGTGGTTTCAAACTAAAGGGTTTTTAATAGGAATTACATTATTTGCGGCTATCTCAATAAGCTTTCCATACTACTCTCATATTTTTTATCCAGTTAATAAAAAAGAAGTGGTTATAGTGAATCAATCCAATATTCAAACGGTAAATTTTGATGTAAAAGGGATGACTTGTGCTTCTTGCGAACAACACATTACGCACGCTGTTAATGAATTAGAGGGTATTGTAAATGTAAATGCTTCCTATGAAAAAGCTAACGCAAAAGTAGAATTCGATAATTCGAAAACTACTAAAGAGGATATAGAAAAAGCAATTAATTCTACAGGCTATAAAGTAACCTACAAAGAAGAAAACTAA
- a CDS encoding N-acetylmuramoyl-L-alanine amidase family protein produces MKKVLKNVSFMILLLKMCIIFGQETAIQKRILIDVGHGGKDSGAIGVNGILEKDVVLNIASAILKLNNKLDKPLDIYLTRYSDTLISLSDRTKLAKALKADLFLSLHCNHSDNPNARGVEVYVTNAESKYSDDSTWFAFQVQAALNKELGYESRGVKFANFQVLRETVDVCTSVLIELGFLSNKDEGNYISNSNNIQLIATAILLSIQN; encoded by the coding sequence ATGAAAAAAGTGCTCAAAAACGTCAGTTTTATGATTTTGCTCTTGAAAATGTGTATCATTTTTGGACAGGAAACAGCCATTCAAAAAAGAATACTAATTGACGTTGGACACGGTGGAAAAGATTCTGGTGCGATAGGTGTAAATGGCATCCTAGAAAAAGATGTTGTACTCAATATTGCAAGTGCGATTTTGAAGCTAAATAACAAGTTGGATAAGCCTTTGGATATTTATTTGACCAGGTACAGCGATACACTTATTTCACTATCAGATAGAACCAAACTTGCCAAAGCTCTAAAAGCTGATTTATTTTTGTCGTTGCATTGCAATCATTCGGATAATCCGAATGCTAGGGGTGTTGAAGTTTACGTGACAAATGCAGAATCCAAATATTCAGATGATTCTACTTGGTTTGCTTTTCAAGTGCAAGCCGCACTTAATAAAGAATTGGGATATGAAAGTAGAGGTGTCAAGTTTGCAAATTTTCAGGTACTTCGAGAAACGGTTGATGTTTGCACTTCTGTACTTATAGAATTAGGGTTTTTGAGTAATAAAGATGAAGGCAACTATATTTCAAATTCTAACAATATCCAATTGATTGCCACAGCCATTTTGTTATCTATACAAAACTAA
- a CDS encoding ArsR/SmtB family transcription factor codes for MKLEISCTRAEADHKQLLNCRTTIDGMANGFDKISKLLSISGNEVRLKVLFLLNMEKELCPCDLADILGMSVPAVSQHIRKMKDAGIISSRREGQTLYYSLNEDETDILNSIFKSIKLERKTA; via the coding sequence ATGAAATTAGAAATATCCTGTACAAGAGCTGAGGCTGACCATAAGCAATTACTAAACTGTAGAACTACCATTGATGGTATGGCTAATGGTTTCGACAAAATATCGAAACTACTATCTATTTCAGGTAATGAAGTGCGCTTAAAAGTTCTATTTCTTTTAAATATGGAAAAAGAATTATGCCCTTGTGATTTAGCTGATATTTTAGGTATGAGTGTTCCTGCCGTTTCTCAGCATATACGAAAAATGAAAGATGCAGGTATTATAAGCTCAAGGAGAGAAGGGCAAACCTTATACTATTCATTGAATGAGGATGAGACGGATATTCTGAATAGTATATTTAAGTCAATCAAATTAGAAAGAAAAACAGCATAA
- a CDS encoding RteC domain-containing protein: MTTNYDDILKKLDSELNVLEIEEEDILVRAEKGIKLAKQTLKKVRSIIVDYEFKTKSEEIHFFKCTKPKIYSKLIYYVKLFNIEGKRPRGSNKSQVKYLNNYIEKLQTYFNDNLDFYHYYRREATVFDEQYFLRGKADIRLFPDSFHFFVDEQFATSHDSTVATILAYDLLIVHLKREINKLENNGNYASLRLLQSKTKITWTAHKIYLIELIYALHSTDVINNGTVDIKDIAYFVEKTFKVDLGDYYRAFLEIRMRKNGRTKFLDILKKQLTKRMDDTDNIK; the protein is encoded by the coding sequence ATGACAACAAATTACGACGACATATTAAAAAAATTAGACTCTGAATTAAATGTTCTTGAAATAGAAGAAGAAGATATTTTAGTGAGAGCTGAAAAAGGGATTAAACTTGCAAAGCAAACCCTTAAGAAAGTTAGAAGTATCATAGTTGACTATGAATTTAAAACCAAATCAGAGGAAATACATTTCTTTAAATGTACTAAACCGAAAATTTATAGCAAACTCATCTATTATGTAAAACTATTTAATATTGAAGGTAAAAGACCGAGGGGAAGTAATAAATCTCAAGTAAAATATTTGAACAATTATATTGAAAAACTTCAAACTTATTTTAACGACAATCTCGATTTTTACCATTATTACCGTAGGGAAGCAACTGTATTTGATGAACAATATTTTTTGAGAGGCAAGGCAGATATTCGGTTATTCCCGGATTCATTTCACTTTTTTGTAGATGAACAATTTGCAACAAGCCACGATAGTACCGTAGCCACAATTTTAGCCTACGACCTTTTGATTGTACACTTAAAACGGGAAATTAATAAATTGGAAAATAATGGAAATTATGCAAGTTTAAGATTGTTACAAAGTAAAACCAAAATTACCTGGACAGCCCACAAAATATATTTAATTGAACTGATATACGCTTTGCACAGCACAGATGTCATAAATAATGGTACTGTTGACATTAAAGATATTGCCTATTTTGTTGAAAAAACGTTTAAAGTGGACTTGGGCGATTATTACAGAGCTTTTCTGGAAATACGAATGCGTAAAAATGGTAGAACCAAATTTTTGGATATACTGAAAAAGCAGTTGACCAAAAGGATGGATGATACTGATAACATAAAATAA
- a CDS encoding DEAD/DEAH box helicase family protein has product MDNPSKITEGGVEYSLGKFDGKSVLYDFDKILIYLDAKGKLLFGKQFRIYDEDTVIIRKLCHYFIKDKENCLKDDIDTNKGILLSGPVGCGKTTLMKLLRYIVPMQRPYEMIPCRNVAFSFNHLGFKTIEDYGSTKFYCFDDLGIEPAGRFYGKDLNVMGEVLLSRYELYLETKHKVKTHATTNLNAEELEERYGNRVRSRMRELFNLIAFDTKAGDKRK; this is encoded by the coding sequence ATGGACAACCCCTCTAAAATTACCGAAGGTGGCGTGGAATATTCGCTTGGAAAGTTTGATGGTAAAAGCGTGTTATACGATTTTGATAAAATCCTGATTTATTTGGATGCAAAGGGAAAGTTGCTCTTTGGCAAACAATTTAGAATCTATGATGAGGACACGGTTATCATCCGCAAACTATGTCACTATTTCATCAAGGACAAAGAAAATTGCCTGAAAGATGATATCGACACTAACAAGGGTATTCTTCTATCCGGGCCTGTGGGATGTGGAAAGACCACTTTGATGAAACTATTGCGATATATCGTGCCAATGCAACGACCTTATGAAATGATTCCGTGCAGGAATGTTGCTTTTAGCTTTAACCATCTAGGCTTTAAAACCATTGAGGATTATGGCAGCACCAAATTCTACTGCTTTGATGATTTAGGCATTGAACCTGCAGGACGATTCTATGGTAAAGATTTGAATGTGATGGGCGAAGTATTACTTTCCCGATACGAACTTTACCTTGAGACCAAACACAAAGTCAAAACCCACGCTACTACAAACCTAAATGCTGAAGAACTGGAAGAACGGTATGGAAACCGTGTTCGTAGTAGAATGCGCGAACTGTTTAATTTGATTGCTTTTGATACAAAAGCTGGGGATAAGCGGAAGTAA
- a CDS encoding Fur family transcriptional regulator — protein MTKTEKTLLAKGIRPTKMRSKIYKFLKRKQSAVSFSDLKKAFVQKSETNKTANRTTFYRNLKIFEDKGLIHQINDGVGVAKYAISDENAKGKYGTDLHMHFHCTDCRKTICLPNKISEESLPHDYEVNDVNLVLKGICEKCRKK, from the coding sequence ATGACAAAGACGGAAAAAACATTATTGGCTAAAGGGATTCGACCTACTAAAATGAGGTCGAAGATATACAAGTTCCTAAAAAGGAAACAAAGTGCCGTGTCCTTTTCCGATTTGAAAAAGGCCTTTGTTCAAAAGAGCGAAACCAATAAAACAGCAAACAGAACGACCTTTTATCGAAACCTCAAGATTTTCGAGGATAAAGGGCTGATTCATCAGATTAATGATGGGGTCGGAGTGGCAAAATATGCGATTTCTGATGAAAACGCCAAAGGTAAATACGGTACAGATTTACATATGCACTTTCATTGTACCGATTGTAGGAAAACAATCTGTTTACCGAATAAGATATCGGAAGAAAGCTTGCCACACGATTATGAAGTGAACGATGTGAACTTGGTTTTGAAAGGAATATGTGAAAAATGCAGGAAAAAATAA
- a CDS encoding TraG family conjugative transposon ATPase, whose translation MNKINLSAYQPIVDIQDNIVFANNGNVVLCYTGNLPEIYSLSEKDFEDMHGAWFQALKSLPVGTVVHKQDIYLKKSYSSEQLPNKTFLEKATHEHFKGRGHIEHKCYLFFILTKNKALNNSKYVNPFRKISKGIVQELDDNIKSFVNSVSDSVSFINNSRKMAFLPLKAEGIQKLTNGYFNGFNEGFDTDILLDKKSVNIGENHFDALAINSELCFGESVQSSKTNEKFTSDDFVFHQGFIDGLGLTLNENHIVNQILYLDDKQKWRKLLDKKVEELNKSSNFGSQNKVVLGKIQHILDQINADDNARIIRGHLNIVYWSKEAKDLDKITSKIKTEFKELDIIPYYPRGEERKNYILNSYCCFSSNFSNNDLYVTDLKHALCLFINNTNYKSDTTGIIFNDREHNIPVLKDVWDERKKRIKARNFAIFAPTGEGKSFLANNILRQYFESGVRLVIIDLGGSYTKFAKLYPEKYTVLRYESGKNLGINPFYISDTNDLTPERLEDLSVFLFELFASDLKVTKAQSVSVKKILRHYYNSISENHSLEGFYNFIERNQEDLLDTLKIHPDYFNVTSFLHVMSEYVGDGLYSFLFEVSEDQTYKIEDKRLIVFELDEVKDNKEILSVMLKLIKSAIQRTIWKNRAEKGIILFDEFAKQLKFENVLESVEFYYQAIRKQNGAIGIILQSINQLPNNSTSASILENTQVIYSLNNEKGYAELVKRLNLSSHDLNQLKSIKNNLSGPRKYTEMFIKIGRESNIFRLEVPKEVYAAYLTDGQENEEIIKLYNEHHDMEKAIIQFTSKT comes from the coding sequence ATGAATAAGATTAACCTTTCGGCATATCAGCCCATCGTAGATATTCAGGACAATATCGTCTTTGCCAATAATGGCAATGTGGTCTTGTGCTATACAGGGAATCTACCTGAAATTTATTCGCTTTCCGAAAAGGACTTTGAAGATATGCACGGTGCTTGGTTTCAGGCTTTGAAATCGCTGCCTGTGGGAACTGTGGTTCATAAACAGGATATATACCTGAAGAAATCCTATTCTTCTGAACAGCTTCCGAATAAAACATTTTTAGAAAAAGCAACGCACGAGCATTTTAAAGGTCGTGGACATATTGAGCACAAGTGCTATTTGTTTTTCATCTTGACCAAAAACAAAGCGCTCAACAATTCAAAATATGTCAATCCCTTTAGAAAAATTTCAAAGGGAATTGTACAGGAACTGGACGATAACATTAAGAGTTTTGTAAACTCTGTAAGCGATTCTGTTTCCTTTATCAATAATAGCCGAAAGATGGCATTCCTTCCGCTTAAAGCGGAAGGGATTCAGAAACTCACAAATGGCTATTTCAATGGCTTCAACGAAGGCTTCGATACCGACATTCTATTAGATAAGAAAAGCGTCAATATTGGCGAAAACCATTTTGATGCCCTTGCCATCAATAGCGAACTGTGCTTTGGCGAAAGTGTACAGAGTAGCAAAACCAATGAGAAATTCACATCTGACGATTTTGTGTTTCATCAAGGGTTTATTGATGGCTTAGGGCTTACGCTTAACGAAAACCACATTGTCAATCAGATTTTATATCTCGACGACAAACAAAAGTGGCGCAAGCTGCTCGACAAGAAAGTCGAGGAACTTAACAAGAGTTCCAATTTCGGTTCACAGAACAAAGTGGTTTTGGGGAAAATCCAACATATTCTTGACCAAATCAATGCCGATGACAATGCACGGATTATTCGTGGTCATCTCAATATTGTGTATTGGTCTAAAGAAGCCAAAGACCTAGACAAAATAACTTCAAAAATTAAAACTGAATTTAAGGAACTGGATATTATTCCATACTATCCGAGAGGCGAAGAGCGCAAGAATTATATATTAAACAGTTACTGCTGTTTTTCGTCCAATTTCTCGAACAACGATTTATATGTTACCGATTTAAAACACGCATTATGCCTATTCATCAATAATACCAATTACAAATCTGATACTACCGGAATCATCTTCAATGATAGAGAGCATAATATTCCTGTTCTAAAAGATGTTTGGGACGAGCGAAAAAAACGTATCAAGGCTCGGAATTTTGCCATTTTCGCACCAACGGGCGAGGGTAAATCCTTTTTAGCCAATAATATTTTACGCCAATACTTTGAAAGTGGTGTTCGTCTGGTCATTATCGACTTGGGTGGCTCGTACACTAAATTTGCCAAACTATATCCTGAAAAATATACGGTACTTCGGTACGAAAGTGGAAAAAATCTTGGCATCAATCCTTTTTATATAAGTGATACAAATGATCTGACACCTGAACGATTGGAAGATTTGTCTGTTTTCCTTTTTGAGCTGTTCGCTTCAGATTTAAAGGTTACTAAAGCACAGTCGGTTTCAGTCAAAAAAATATTGCGTCATTATTACAATAGCATTTCAGAAAATCATTCGCTCGAAGGATTTTACAATTTTATAGAAAGGAATCAAGAGGATCTTCTTGACACCCTAAAAATCCATCCCGACTACTTCAACGTTACCAGCTTTTTGCACGTAATGTCCGAATATGTCGGCGATGGTCTATATAGTTTTCTGTTTGAAGTGAGTGAAGACCAAACCTATAAAATAGAGGACAAACGTTTGATTGTTTTTGAACTCGATGAAGTCAAAGACAATAAGGAAATCCTGTCCGTAATGTTGAAGCTGATTAAGTCAGCCATCCAAAGAACCATTTGGAAAAATAGGGCTGAAAAAGGTATCATCCTATTTGACGAGTTTGCCAAGCAACTGAAGTTCGAGAACGTTCTTGAAAGCGTAGAATTCTATTATCAAGCCATCCGTAAACAGAACGGTGCTATTGGTATCATTCTTCAATCCATCAATCAACTTCCCAACAATTCAACATCTGCAAGCATCCTTGAAAATACACAGGTCATTTACAGCCTTAACAACGAAAAAGGCTATGCCGAATTGGTCAAACGCCTTAATCTTTCAAGCCACGATTTAAACCAATTAAAGTCCATCAAAAACAACCTTTCCGGGCCACGGAAGTACACCGAAATGTTCATTAAAATCGGTAGGGAAAGTAACATCTTCCGTCTTGAAGTTCCGAAGGAAGTCTATGCGGCTTACTTAACCGACGGACAGGAAAACGAAGAAATAATAAAGCTCTACAACGAGCATCACGATATGGAAAAAGCAATAATTCAATTCACATCTAAAACATAA
- a CDS encoding SpoIIAA family protein, protein MLQIIELKEKNIVATKASGKLRKEDIEKIHPLIHAILDKGMKVRWYFEMENFTGWDLPGLWEDLKMDTAHATDYEKIAMVGDKKWQNWITQFMKPFTNAEIKYFNIDQKEDAKNWIESQ, encoded by the coding sequence ATGTTACAGATAATCGAATTAAAAGAAAAAAATATTGTTGCAACAAAAGCTTCGGGCAAATTGAGAAAAGAAGATATAGAAAAAATCCACCCACTTATCCACGCCATACTGGACAAGGGAATGAAAGTCCGTTGGTATTTTGAGATGGAAAACTTTACAGGTTGGGATTTACCTGGTTTATGGGAAGACCTGAAAATGGACACAGCCCACGCCACGGACTATGAAAAGATTGCTATGGTTGGAGATAAAAAATGGCAGAATTGGATAACCCAATTTATGAAGCCTTTTACGAACGCCGAAATTAAGTATTTCAATATAGACCAAAAGGAAGATGCCAAAAATTGGATTGAGAGCCAGTAA
- a CDS encoding helix-turn-helix domain-containing protein, with protein sequence MPTSIITTDDLREFKMELLDDIKNLLSKQATGKLKKYLKSSEVMDLLQVSPGTLQNLRINGTLPYTKVGGIIYYDAEEIQNVMNANRVQHSINS encoded by the coding sequence ATGCCGACATCAATAATTACTACAGACGACCTTCGGGAATTCAAAATGGAATTGCTCGATGACATCAAAAACCTTCTTTCCAAGCAAGCTACTGGAAAACTGAAGAAATATCTTAAATCTTCCGAGGTTATGGATTTACTACAAGTAAGTCCAGGAACACTTCAAAATCTGCGTATCAATGGTACGTTGCCCTACACAAAAGTTGGCGGAATCATTTACTATGATGCAGAGGAAATCCAAAATGTGATGAACGCCAACCGCGTTCAACACAGCATAAATTCTTAA
- a CDS encoding GDCCVxC domain-containing (seleno)protein: protein MEVQLKSEITCPNCGHKKVEDMPTKACQFFYECENCKTVLKPNEGDCCVYCSYGTVSCPPIQENNSCC, encoded by the coding sequence ATGGAAGTCCAATTAAAATCAGAAATTACCTGCCCAAACTGCGGACATAAAAAAGTAGAGGATATGCCAACAAAAGCTTGTCAGTTTTTCTACGAATGTGAGAATTGTAAAACGGTTCTAAAACCAAATGAAGGGGATTGCTGTGTTTATTGCAGTTATGGGACAGTTTCTTGTCCACCAATTCAAGAAAACAACAGTTGTTGTTAA